The following coding sequences lie in one Thermomicrobium sp. 4228-Ro genomic window:
- the larB gene encoding nickel pincer cofactor biosynthesis protein LarB → MKERPTRDPFSALRAALSGEPIPGRSNPGVWVDPQRELRTGIPEVVLAEGKTDHQLETTVAVLLEQRGRVVVSRLDGDRCARLRAAFPEAGMRTTTDGRTAVFYRPGTEPRVTGGKVGILTAGAADLPAAEEAQLIAEELGCSVRLISDVGVAGLHRLVPALRELAEEWDADVLIVAAGMDGVLPSVVAGLVDVPVIGLPTPVGYGFGGAGVAALHSMLQTCAPGLVVVNIDNGIGAGAAAAKVANRCAAQRVSKHSDARSST, encoded by the coding sequence ATGAAGGAACGACCGACGCGTGATCCTTTTTCCGCGTTGCGTGCGGCACTCAGTGGGGAGCCGATTCCGGGGCGCTCGAATCCCGGTGTGTGGGTCGATCCACAGCGCGAACTTCGGACCGGTATCCCGGAGGTCGTGTTGGCCGAGGGAAAAACTGATCACCAGTTGGAGACGACTGTCGCAGTATTGCTCGAACAACGCGGCAGAGTCGTCGTGAGCCGGCTCGATGGAGATCGGTGTGCCCGACTTCGTGCTGCCTTTCCAGAAGCCGGGATGCGGACGACCACCGATGGACGAACCGCAGTGTTCTACAGGCCGGGAACCGAACCGAGGGTGACCGGGGGAAAGGTCGGGATCCTGACTGCAGGAGCAGCGGATCTTCCGGCGGCCGAGGAGGCGCAGCTGATCGCGGAGGAACTCGGTTGCTCGGTCCGACTGATCAGTGATGTCGGTGTGGCTGGCTTGCATCGACTCGTGCCTGCCTTGCGTGAACTCGCCGAAGAGTGGGATGCCGATGTCTTGATCGTTGCGGCCGGGATGGACGGTGTCTTGCCGAGTGTGGTCGCTGGCCTGGTCGACGTACCGGTGATCGGGCTTCCCACGCCGGTCGGGTACGGGTTCGGGGGCGCGGGGGTTGCGGCCCTGCACAGCATGTTGCAGACCTGCGCGCCTGGGCTGGTCGTCGTGAATATCGACAACGGTATCGGAGCCGGGGCTGCAGCCGCGAAAGTAGCGAACCGATGCGCAGCTCAGCGGGTCTCGAAACACTCGGATGCTCGTTCTTCGACATAG
- a CDS encoding TlyA family RNA methyltransferase — protein sequence MSRKRMRADELLVARGVVSSRSQARALILAGKVWVGDRRVEKAGELLPVDAELRLTLEPRYVSRGGEKLEHALHAFGLDVSGWVCADFGASTGGFTDALLQHGARRVYAIDVGYGQLRYKLRIDPRVVVMERTNVRYLERLPEPIDLVTIDVSFISLRLVLPTAWRVLRPGGYVIALVKPQFEAGRHKVGKGGVVRDPEVHREVLEQVIAAALDLGFAVLGLERSPITGAEGNVEFLLLLRRNGVTSVKPEQLIERVLKGMSDEGTTDA from the coding sequence ATGAGCAGAAAACGGATGCGGGCCGACGAGTTGCTCGTCGCACGCGGAGTCGTGAGTTCGCGGAGTCAGGCACGAGCGCTCATCCTGGCTGGAAAAGTCTGGGTAGGCGATCGGCGTGTGGAAAAGGCGGGGGAGCTGTTGCCAGTCGATGCGGAACTCCGCTTGACGCTAGAGCCTCGATACGTGAGCCGAGGAGGCGAGAAACTCGAGCATGCGTTGCACGCCTTCGGTCTGGATGTGTCCGGCTGGGTCTGTGCGGATTTCGGGGCGTCGACCGGTGGCTTTACCGATGCGTTGCTCCAGCATGGGGCGCGGCGCGTCTATGCGATCGATGTCGGCTATGGGCAGCTTCGCTACAAGCTGCGGATCGATCCGCGTGTTGTCGTCATGGAGCGGACGAACGTTCGGTACCTGGAGCGGCTGCCCGAGCCGATCGACCTCGTGACGATCGATGTCTCGTTCATCTCTCTTCGGCTCGTTCTTCCTACGGCGTGGCGCGTGCTGCGTCCTGGTGGCTACGTGATCGCGCTCGTGAAGCCGCAGTTCGAGGCAGGACGCCACAAGGTGGGAAAAGGTGGTGTCGTACGCGATCCGGAAGTGCATCGCGAGGTACTCGAGCAGGTGATCGCTGCTGCACTCGATTTAGGATTCGCAGTACTCGGTTTGGAGCGTTCCCCGATTACTGGTGCCGAAGGCAACGTTGAGTTCCTGTTACTCTTGCGTCGCAATGGGGTTACTTCGGTGAAGCCGGAGCAGCTGATCGAGCGGGTGTTGAAGGGCATGAGCGATGAAGGAACGACCGACGCGTGA
- the ruvC gene encoding crossover junction endodeoxyribonuclease RuvC, with product MRIMGIDPGTALLGYGVVAASEPPRALAYGAVRTDAGTPPELRLVALYEQLDQLMATWNPQVVALEQLFFARNVTTALAVGQARGVVLLLCGQRGLPVVEYTPAQVKQAIGGYGRAGKRQIQEMVRLLLGLPEVPQPDDAADALAIALCHVQHSRLSRWQAQAHVQR from the coding sequence GTGCGCATCATGGGCATTGATCCCGGTACAGCGTTACTCGGTTATGGTGTCGTCGCAGCGAGCGAGCCCCCGCGAGCACTGGCCTACGGTGCGGTTCGGACGGATGCCGGCACGCCACCAGAGTTGCGATTAGTCGCACTGTACGAACAGCTCGACCAGCTCATGGCAACATGGAACCCACAGGTCGTCGCACTGGAGCAACTCTTTTTCGCTCGCAATGTGACGACCGCTTTGGCTGTCGGGCAGGCGCGGGGTGTGGTCTTGCTCCTGTGTGGCCAGCGTGGTCTACCGGTGGTGGAATACACTCCGGCGCAGGTGAAGCAGGCCATCGGCGGATACGGTCGCGCAGGCAAGCGGCAGATACAGGAGATGGTGCGGCTTCTCCTCGGCCTGCCGGAGGTGCCCCAACCTGACGACGCGGCAGACGCGCTTGCGATCGCGCTCTGTCACGTGCAGCACAGTCGGCTGTCTCGGTGGCAAGCTCAGGCACACGTCCAGCGATGA